Within the Sarcophilus harrisii chromosome 2, mSarHar1.11, whole genome shotgun sequence genome, the region AGAACTATCCCTACAGTCTATACCTTGAGTCTGGAGTTaagtagattttgtttttttttagcttttagtCCAGGGATTTCTGAACTTTTTTGAGTCATGGAATCTTTAGTAGTCTGGGGAAGCCTGTGGGCTTCTTCTCAGAAcagtgtttttaaatgtataaaacaaaatatgtgcGATTTGCAGAGGttactaattatattgaaaaacacttaccaaaatattttttaaaaccaaggTCATGGATCTAGGATAAGAATTTCTGCTCAAggctttttaaaatgagacccaGTCACCCTAGACAATGGGATCTATGGGATGAATGGAAGGATCTAGTGCTGATTATAGAGAATACCTTGGGTTTGTGCTAAGTATTTAATTGCTTTTGCATTTCTTATTCAGATATCCTAGGGAATGCATACCTGTCCCTCTTCTTCAATGCAGGCCAGAATCCTAAGATTTCCCAGCAAGCTCTTAGTGCTTATGCTCAAGCAGTGAGTATTAATGATCGCTTGGGACAGGTGGGAGTGGGTAGCAATAGATTACTAATTCTAATGATTGTGGCCTTTCAATATATAGCATGAGAGATATTTACTGTTGCTTTGTAGGTTTGAGTTTACAAGTTAGTCATTCAgagttgtttatttctttttatgtacATTCTTGTGGTGTAGGGAACTACTACCAGGTGAATAGCATGAAACAATTGTCTAGAATTTCCATAGGCTTAAAGAACATAGCAAGCAATGATATACTTTTTGCTCTTTCTAtagaaatttaatttgttttttttttaattaaagccttttatttacgaagcatatgcataggtaatttttccaacattgatccttgcataatcttttgttccaaattttcccctcctcccccccaacccctccccagatggcaggtagtccaatacatacatgttaaatatgttgaaatagatgttagatccaatatatgtatacatatttatacagttatctggttgcacaagaaaaatcagatcaagaaggaagagaaagaaaaactgagaaagaaaacaaaaatgcaagcaaataacagagagtgCTATtctgtgttccacactctgtttccatgattttctttctgggtgtagatggctctcttcatcactgcacaagtgtaactggtttgaatcatatcaatattgaagagagccatgtccatcagaattgatcatcgtataattttgttgccatgtataatgatctcctggttctgctcatttcacttagcatcagttcttgtaggtctttccaggtctctctgaaatcatcctgctcatcgtttcttatagaacaataatattccataacattcatataccacaatttattcagccattccccaattgatgggcatccattcagtttccagtttcttgccactacaaagagggctgccacaaacattttggcacatacagggcactttccctgctttaagatctctttgggatataagcccagtagtaatactgctggatcaaagggtctgcacagtttgataactttttgagcatagttccaaattgctttccagaatggttggatacgtTCACAGTTCCGCCAATGAtctatcagtgtctcagttttcccacatcccctccaacatttgtcattatcttttcctgtcatcttagccaatctgacagttgtgtagtgctatctcagagttgtcttaatttgcattctctgatcagtaagtgatttggaacactttttcatgtggctacaaatattaactcatattttaaagtaattatttataataataattaatggcaattttaaaaaataatcaattactAACATTACAAACTCATTTTAAGAACACTAAAAATAGCAACGTGATGTttctttttgattaaatttaagCTAATGATGTATGTATTAGTAACTTAATAGTATAATCCTGGAATTACTTCAGGTTAAGtggaaaaaacttaaaaatcattCTGAATGCTTTCTTTGTATCAAAGACCTGGTAGGACATAGTTCCTAGCTTCAGAAtcatttttcccctaaaaaaagaaaataacccttGCAGATAGTTTCCTTCTATTGTCTAACTATTTACACAACTTCTTAGAAAGCATTGATTTGCCCTTTTCACTCATTTAACTCTCAGACTTTCTTTGCTActttgctttttctgcatctttttctTTGCACAGGGATATTACTTTCAGCATcatattttttacatttcacaGTTTTGCTTCTTCTGTtagcaaaagaaaattagagtTACCTGGTTTGGAATTGTATTTTTCTAGTACCTTTGTCCTGAGGAATGTTTTTCTATTCAAAGAATGGATACCTTTATTAGGCGCAAGATTTTTGGCAGGTTTCTTAATCTATATCTGTCTTTAATTCATAAaagatccttttctcttcttccccttttagaatttaaatcttaaaactcatttttaaaaagtaacatatgcatatacatatacccttgtgtatattcatatgtgcatacatgtatatactccctcatatgtattatatatgtaacaTTTCCTTACTGTGTGCTTGGCCTCTGTTCTATTGGGAGTGCacatttttgtatttccatttgATCTATTATAactaattttgagtttcaaatttggagagagaatataatttttttgtttgttttgctgaggcaattggagttgaacgatttgcctagagttacacagctaggaagtgttaagtgtctgaggctagatttgaactcgggtcctcttgacttcagggctggggctctatccactgcaccaagcAGCTGCCCctagaatatgatttttttaatctgacttttAATGAGGTTGGGAAAGAGGAACTTTTTTTTGGATGTATCTAGTGTTACTTCAGATTCCTTTGATCTctattacattttccttttaaagttgaAACTGAGTTGaatattttctatctcttgctttgagaattataatcaaatcaatactaccCTTGTCTCTGAAAAGGTCATGTCTCTGGATTGTTTTATTATTCTGCTTACCATTTTTGTGACTTTCTAGACCCAAATACTTCTTTCTGAACATTACTTCCCtatatatgttttctctttctattagaatgtaagctctttgagaataagGGCTGTCTCTGTTTGCATTTGTGTCCCCAAAATTTAGTATATTTCTTGGGATATAgctttaacaaatgctttttcattcattcacttaaaattctttcacatttattaatttttttcttataatagttttagtaatattttaaaaacatacatgAAACATGGATAAACAGATCACaagctttaatttcatttatcttGTTCTTTATGAGGCTTCATTATCTGGGTATTTATCCCCTCCTTTTAGTGACCAGATAGCCCTATCTATAGCAGAAATTACAGCATAACCAAAGATGGATAGGGGACTCTTTGTTATGGAGGGAAATATTAGAATTTCTTTGAGGGCCCCAAACCATGTTTAGAATGACCAGTCTTGTGTCTGAAACAGAAATCATtaatgaatgactttttttttttaaacatttttactttAGGAAAAAGTGGACAGGACTGCCTCCAGCAATCCTGATCTCCACCTGAACCGGGCCACGGTAAGCCTATTGATGGACAATGTATAAAGCCTCAATTTATGGATATAACTGAGTAGGATTATAGCAAAGTTTGGATATATTTAatgtaaatacaaaatgttttttggGGGTGGCATGGGGTGAGTCAGCCCAATCTCATATGATAATAGGCACTCTAGAGGGAAAGGAGATGGAATGAAGGAGTGGGAGATCCTGAGAAAAAAGGATACAATTGGAAAAGAGAAGTTTAGAAAGACTTGgttcatttatatattaaattaatagtatataaaagagatactaaaatatgtatgtaaggaattttgcaaacttaaaaatgctatataaagttTAGTTAATGTTGGGGCACATatcgtgtgtgtatgtgtgtgaaaaatCTTGATCACTTTTTCATATGcagttatataaatatgaagaaaactaTGAGGAGGCCTTGGAAGGCTTCTCTAGAGCTGCAGCATTGGACCCAGCCTGGCCAGAACCTCAGCAGCGAGAGCAACAGCTCCTAGAATTCCTAAATAGATTGACCAGCCTCCTTGATAGCAAGGTATGGTAACCTGAATGAATTGATTTTCATCCTCTTTCTCATGGTGGGGTTATTGGGATTGGAATTGGGCTATGTGAATGGCAGCCTAGATAGAAGTGGGAAGGCATGGGGACAATGTGGCTTAGGGGTTGGAGCTAGTTTTTTGACatgtcttttctttatcttcatcaTCTATAGGGTAAGGTGAAGGCTAAAAAGTTGCAGAGCATGCTGGGAAGTCTTCGTCCAGCCCAGTTAGGCCCTTGTGGGGATGGGCGCTATCAGGCAGCCTCTGGGCAGAAGATGGCACTGGAGCTAAAGCCACTGAGTACTTTACAACCTGGCATAAACAGTGGTACTGTAGTGTTGGGCAAGGTTCTCTTCAGTCTTACCACAGAGGAGAAGGTGCCCTTGTGAGTGTCTATATTGATCCACTGTTCTGCCTAAGTTTTCTTTGGCCATTGAGGTCCTACTTGATTACTATCCCTAGTCTTAGTGGCTTCTGGGTAGAGTTGAAAGTCAACTCACTTCCCTTTGGTATCTGTCCCAAGAGTGGTCTTTGTTTGGATAAAATATCTTTCCCTTAGCCTCAGAGGAGTGCACTGTTAAATCTGTGATGATCTTAACTGAGCTTTTGCTTTTTCCTGTTTGGTGGATGTGTCTAATTATCCTTAGTCTTAAGTAAGGGATGGTTTAGCTGATAGCTTTGAGGTGAGGTTTAagtaaagagaggaaaagagctTGACTGGGGAGGTTATCCTAGGTATGTcagattaaaaagagaaggaaagctaTTGAGAAAAGGgccaattaaataaaattgtaattatGAGAAGTAAATATGGGAGACACTGTGGTATAGTAGTGGGCAGAGGTCTAGCCTTACAATCAGGAAGgactgaattcaagtcctgacattttaattatttcaccTTGTAACTTTCTAAGACTACAGATTTCAGAACTACAGAGTTCCCAATATGCAttggtaaagtttttttttttttttttttccctatcctgGGAGTTCCTTACACTATTctgactcttttttcccccaccacAAAAGTATATGGGTAGTCATGTGGGGATgctttgtgaattcaaattttatgTGGAGAACTGGAGAAGTTAGAAAATTTGAAGGAAGATGAGactataattaaaatgataaacaagaaaCATGGTTTTAGCCACAACAATTTGGTTGATGTTTCATCGTTattaatgtttgttgagtgaCTCTGGATACGTGGGTGGTTTAAAAGTATTTTGGGAAAGATACATAATGGTAATTAATGCATGCCTCCTGGCCCTGCCCTCTTGGGGGATATCCCAGAATGAAGCtggttttaaaagtttatttatttttctagtttttcttagTAAAATCCTTGTTTTTGGTCTTCTCTTCTGTCAACACtcttccatttgtattttttactCTTGGCAGCACATTTGGCCTGGTGGATTCTGAGGGACCCTGTTTTGCAGTGACAGTGTATAATATGGTACAGAGTTGGGGTGTGCTCATTGGTGACTCTGTGGCTATCCCTGAACCCCATCTCCGACACCATCAAATCCAGCATAAAGGGAAGGTGGGTGATTGGtctcatattctctctttcaACTTTTTTGCTTAAACCAAATTGAAAACAGGGAACTCAACCCTTAGCAGGACCTCAGTTGTCCTATCCCAAACTTGCAGTGGGATAATAGGATCTTTGATAGAAATCCctcaacttattttttaaaaccaagtGAATCTATGAGTCAACTTTCAGGAAATTTTTGGGTGATTCTGAGGTATTGTGAGCTAATATGCTttattataattagaaaaattattataaaaccattttttctcctactttttttgttttccttaaaaaaaatctcatccttTCAGTGCTTATGCTGGTAATTTTCCTTCTATACaagatatttcttttattatcttgagAGCATTGAAGAAATGTAGAATTCTCTCAGaatcccttttgattttttttcatccatgTCCCAAACCCCTGTTCTCTTTGGTAAGGCTAATTTAAGCTTGGGACACTTCTTAGTTATTCTCTCTTTATGCTCAGTTCCAATTGTAGCCCAGCCTAGGATAATGTAAGATGAAGTTGAGCACATGAATGTTGAGTGGGAGAAGTAGTAGGAGGGGGTGGTGTGGCCTATTCTGGAATTTCCTCCTATCCAAAACCAAtactcatcttttccttttttttttttccccagaactATTCTTTTTCCTGTATTCGTGTGGAGACACCCCTTTTGTTGGTGGTAAATGGGAAGCCACAAGGCTCCAGCAGCCAGGCTGCTTCTACTGTGGCATATCGACCCCAGAGTGAATGACTCTCTGACTTGCATTTTAGGGAAGAAATGGAGACATGGAATGAAGTTCCAGGGAATGAAGAGGCTGGATTACTCTTACCCAGTGACTCAGAGGGGTGGGCATGTATTTGGgttggatttttcctttttttgccttaTTACATAACCTAGCTTCCCTTCCTCCAGTCCTTCTGTTGCCCTGTCTCAGCCCTGTTCAGTGCCTGCCCCCTTGCCTGGGATAACCATCTATTATTTTCACTGATCCCTGTATTTTGGGCTAAGATCATTGGATAGGTATGAGTGCTGGGGCTGGGCTATGGGGCTGGGTCCCCAAGGTTTCTATTCTTGAATCCTCCCTGagccacatgtgtatatattagtTTAATATTTATTGCTAGGGGGAgggattaaaattttttatagtttGGTTTTTGacaatgctttttttattttttattttaagtcaaGGTCTTGCCTTTTCTGTAAAGCTGGGGTCATCAattaaattcatttggaaaaacaaaatcaaacaaagcCACTTGTagtttgttttcttctcctttctttcctacaTTAGTGTTCACACAGGGTTACTTATATTGAATGAATAGGGGGACAAATAGAGAGTATTAAGGCTTGTCTGGCTGCTTATTTG harbors:
- the TTC5 gene encoding tetratricopeptide repeat protein 5; the protein is MADEEEEAKQSVQFLQELVDQLYSFRDHYFETHPVEYAGQKHQDVREEMEKTLQKMGEAVGFSQEKAWVLMLTGKALNVTPDYSPQAEELLSKAVKLEPELVEAWNQLGEVYWKKGDVAAAHTCFSGALSHYKNKVSLQNLSMVLRQLRAETGEEHSRNVMDSVRQAKLAVQMDVHDGRSWYILGNAYLSLFFNAGQNPKISQQALSAYAQAEKVDRTASSNPDLHLNRATLYKYEENYEEALEGFSRAAALDPAWPEPQQREQQLLEFLNRLTSLLDSKGKVKAKKLQSMLGSLRPAQLGPCGDGRYQAASGQKMALELKPLSTLQPGINSGTVVLGKVLFSLTTEEKVPFTFGLVDSEGPCFAVTVYNMVQSWGVLIGDSVAIPEPHLRHHQIQHKGKNYSFSCIRVETPLLLVVNGKPQGSSSQAASTVAYRPQSE